A genomic window from Triticum urartu cultivar G1812 chromosome 7, Tu2.1, whole genome shotgun sequence includes:
- the LOC125523353 gene encoding FBD-associated F-box protein At5g60610-like: protein MADGAGSGRSRLSALPNDLLRHIVTFLPVMEAARAATLGRGWRHLWRSYPLVLKDADIPERARDAAIPRVLADHPGHFRAVILYDCRLASLDRELPAWPRLLVDKRTEKLVLAYSWVVNQPNPGRLLPADILRCDSLQELTLDFWTFPSGAEVVLPRLRILAMVRIGISEQELESLISASPVLESLRLTLNSPKHVRLRSQSLQCALVGLSRVEEFTLVDTPLLERLYLFLPPTGVVGFRIACAPNLQVLGYLDTRAHKLQIGSSVIGSDTMVSASTVVRSVKILALTVNFGVFGEVKMLASFLRCFPNIDTLHIESAPHDPSVTANEPSGEHHAKFWQEISPICCLRSHIKKMVIHDYRGDQNEFEFLKFIAMNAQELQSLLIVPHEGILSSADKVNEIKDKLQCLQFPTGISAVLQLSPKAGTGLRLEKASNLTIDDPFEW, encoded by the exons ATGGCCGACGGCGCCGGCAGCGGCAGGTCCCGCCTCAGCGCCCTCCCCAACGACCTGCTCCGCCACATCGTCACCTTCCTCCCCGTCATGGAagccgcccgcgccgccacccTCGGCCGCGGCTGGCGCCACCTCTGGCGCTCATACCCGCTCGTCCTCAAGGATGCCGACATCCCCGAGCGCGCGCGCGACGCCGCAATCCCCCGAGTCCTCGCCGACCACCCGGGCCACTTCCGCGCCGTCATCCTCTACGACTGCCGGCTCGCCTCACTGGACCGCGAGCTCCCCGCCTGGCCGCGCCTCCTCGTCGACAAGCGCACGGAGAAGCTCGTTCTCGCCTACAGTTGGGTCGTGAACCAGCCCAACCCGGGGCGCCTTCTTCCCGCCGACATCCTCCGCTGCGACTCGCTCCAGGAGCTCACCCTGGACTTCTGGACGTTCCCCAGCGGCGCCGAGGTCGTTCTTCCCCGCCTCCGGATTCTCGCCATGGTAAGGATTGGCATAAGCGAGCAGGAACTGGAGTCCTTGATCTCTGCCAGCCCCGTTCTAGAGTCCCTTCGGCTCACCCTCAATAGCCCCAAGCACGTCCGGCTCCGCAGCCAAAGCCTCCAGTGCGCGCTCGTTGGGCTATCCAGAGTGGAGGAGTTCACCCTGGTGGACACGCCGCTCCTGGAGCGGCTCTACTTGTTCCTGCCGCCTACTGGTGTGGTGGGGTTCAGAATCGCTTGTGCTCCCAACCTGCAGGTGCTCGGCTACCTGGACACAAGAGCTCACAAGCTGCAGATTGGTAGCAGCGTCATCGGG TCAGACACAATGGTGAGCGCAAGCACTGTGGTTCGAAGCGTCAAGATATTGGCGTTAACTGTGAATTTTGGTGTCTTTGGGGAGGTTAAGATGCTGGCCAGCTTCCTCAGATGCTTTCCCAATATTGACACGCTGCACATTGAG TCTGCACCGCATGATCCATCTGTAACTGCCAATGAAcccagtggggagcatcatgCCAAGTTCTGGCAGGAGATCAGTCCGATTTGTTGCTTGAGATCACATATCAAGAAGATGGTTATTCACGATTACCGAGGGGATCAAAATGAATTTGAGTTCCTCAAGTTCATTGCCATGAATGCCCAGGAGCTGCAGTCCTTACTGATTGTGCCGCATGAAGGAATtttgtcttcagctgacaaggtgAATGAGATAAAAGACAAATTGCAGTG